The following proteins are encoded in a genomic region of Palaemon carinicauda isolate YSFRI2023 chromosome 19, ASM3689809v2, whole genome shotgun sequence:
- the LOC137659239 gene encoding uncharacterized protein encodes MGCGGEILNIISAYAPQVGCTEVERGNFWRDMDGVMQKLEEHERIIVGADFNGHVGSENEAIGQVHGGYGFGERNQGESVVDFAVSFDMAILLNEENDRLLREHGQVNIGMVIWFSRHEVINGLRKMKNGKATGPDMIPVEAWKAFGDEGMDILYDLMIKIFQQKKIPNEWRGSILLPIFKGKGDVQECGNYRGIKMSHALKIVKRMIDAGLREEVEIGKEQMGFMKGRGTTDGVICLWQLMEKFRKKQRDLHVVFIDLEKAYDESQDKRYGGV; translated from the exons atgggttgtggaggagagattctgaatattataagtgcatatgcaccacaagttggttgcacagaagttGAGAgaggaaatttctggagagacatggatggagtaatgcaaaaACTGGAAGAACATGAGAGgatcatagtgggggcagattttaatggccatgttggaagtgagaatgaggcaattggtcagGTGCATGGGGGCTATGGATTTGGGGAGAGAAACcaaggagagagtgtagtggactttgctgtgtcctttgacatggcaata ctgttaaatgaagaaaatgatagattattaagagagcaTGGGCAGGTGAACATTGGCATGGTAATATGGTTCTCTAGGCATGAGGTAATAAAtggactgaggaagatgaagaatgggaaggcaactggaccagacatgattcctgtggaggcatggaaagcattcgGAGATGAAGgaatggatatactgtacgatctcatgataaagatttttcagcagaaaaagataccaaatgagtggcgtgggagtatattgctcccaatcttcaaagggaaaggtgatgtccaagagtgtgggaattacagaggtattaaaatGTCCCACGCTTTGAAGATAGtgaaaaggatgatagatgccggactaagagaagaagtagaaataggtaaagagcagatgggattcatgaaggggaggggaacaacagatggtgtaatTTGTCTgtggcaactaatggagaaattccggaaAAAGCAAAGAGActtgcatgtggtattcattgaccttgaaaaggcttatgacgagtcccaagacaagaggtatggaggagtctga